The Candidatus Protochlamydia phocaeensis genome contains a region encoding:
- a CDS encoding HEAT repeat domain-containing protein — MLKECSIIMQAAKRHGHMGLSKREHDRETLFNRKKRFLRRQTYFLFSLQWPAYLIVIFAASFFSFSLFADPLSDPQIRARRVQAHFIIKDFASAYEEARQALDLYPRCDFVHEAYIRSLAHLGWEKEMLRAWDDYRSAFPEKELPRKLIEEMAWGILNKASHSSSLIMRQMALLAAFFAQDTKGVNILFQGMRDPNYAIRAVAVKLAGHLHDAKLVNEVKRLFREEKMWLVRKEVIEAIGRMKVAELQPDLEALIASNESLAEEKALAIESLLDILDEIQRHEIVRLASSNRAGLRLLACQAIAHFQSMRDLDQLILLSSDYQPDVRTAAIQALGLLRPKEEKEIVLDLARRATKDANFKVGISAAWLLTLYAPEEGQQAFYAYLASERREVRVLAAAALAAAGKYGADYALQLLDSHSDPYVRLNLALGLVGQRLASAKAAFMIGQIMDQEKERWCEMDCGIFSSINSRSLKKGESGLSTPETDNQLIRLKLFNILAILKAPHAQESIRQFLSERSWGVSAMASALLLTEGDEAAIDLVQQLLQDPQAKVRIQAALVLSLWSHEESPIKVLEQGYQESDKETKAKILEGLGRIGSMTSVPFLIEALKEPSQTLRLIAAMALIQCLNH; from the coding sequence GACCGAGAGACTCTATTCAATAGAAAGAAGCGTTTCTTGCGGAGGCAAACATATTTTCTGTTTAGCCTGCAATGGCCAGCCTATTTGATCGTCATCTTCGCAGCCTCTTTTTTTTCCTTTTCCCTTTTTGCAGATCCATTATCAGATCCTCAAATAAGGGCTAGGAGGGTGCAGGCCCACTTTATCATCAAAGACTTTGCCTCTGCATATGAAGAGGCCAGGCAAGCGCTTGATCTTTATCCTCGCTGCGACTTTGTTCATGAAGCTTATATTCGGTCTTTAGCCCATTTAGGCTGGGAAAAAGAGATGTTAAGGGCTTGGGATGATTATCGATCGGCATTTCCAGAAAAAGAGTTGCCGCGTAAATTAATTGAAGAGATGGCTTGGGGAATATTAAATAAAGCATCGCACTCTTCTTCGTTGATTATGCGCCAGATGGCATTATTGGCAGCTTTTTTTGCTCAAGATACAAAAGGCGTCAATATTCTTTTTCAAGGAATGAGGGATCCCAATTATGCCATCCGAGCTGTTGCTGTCAAATTGGCTGGCCATTTGCATGACGCCAAGCTTGTCAACGAAGTGAAGCGTCTTTTTAGGGAAGAGAAGATGTGGCTTGTGAGGAAGGAGGTCATCGAAGCGATCGGACGAATGAAAGTAGCCGAATTGCAGCCGGACTTGGAAGCCCTTATTGCATCGAATGAAAGCTTAGCTGAAGAAAAAGCGCTGGCGATAGAATCCCTTCTGGACATTTTAGATGAAATTCAGCGCCATGAGATCGTCCGCCTGGCTTCCAGCAATCGGGCGGGATTGCGCTTGCTGGCTTGCCAAGCCATCGCTCACTTTCAGTCTATGCGAGATTTAGATCAGTTGATCCTTCTTTCCTCTGATTATCAGCCGGACGTGCGCACGGCTGCCATTCAGGCATTGGGATTGCTTAGGCCTAAAGAGGAGAAAGAGATTGTTTTGGATTTAGCCAGAAGGGCAACTAAAGATGCGAACTTCAAAGTTGGCATTTCTGCCGCCTGGCTGTTGACGCTTTATGCTCCCGAAGAGGGACAGCAAGCCTTTTATGCCTATTTGGCAAGTGAAAGGCGAGAGGTGCGCGTGCTTGCTGCCGCGGCTTTGGCAGCAGCAGGGAAATATGGAGCTGACTATGCGTTGCAACTTTTAGACTCTCATTCTGATCCCTATGTTCGTTTAAATTTAGCCCTTGGATTAGTTGGGCAGCGGCTGGCGAGTGCCAAAGCGGCTTTTATGATAGGGCAAATTATGGATCAGGAGAAAGAACGCTGGTGTGAGATGGATTGCGGGATATTTTCTTCGATAAACAGCCGGTCGCTGAAAAAAGGGGAAAGCGGGCTTTCTACTCCCGAAACGGACAATCAGCTTATCCGCTTAAAACTATTCAATATCTTAGCGATTTTAAAAGCTCCGCATGCTCAAGAATCGATTCGCCAGTTTTTATCCGAGCGGTCTTGGGGTGTTTCGGCAATGGCGTCTGCTTTGCTGCTTACGGAAGGAGATGAGGCTGCCATTGATTTAGTTCAACAGCTTTTGCAAGATCCTCAGGCCAAAGTCCGCATCCAGGCCGCTCTTGTTCTCTCTTTATGGTCGCACGAAGAAAGCCCGATTAAGGTATTGGAGCAGGGGTATCAAGAAAGCGATAAAGAGACAAAGGCCAAAATTTTGGAAGGGTTAGGGCGGATTGGATCGATGACCTCTGTGCCTTTTCTCATTGAAGCCCTTAAGGAGCCTTCTCAGACTCTTCGCTTGATCGCCGCAATGGCCTTAATCCAGTGCTTAAACCATTAA